Genomic window (Flavobacteriales bacterium):
TCTCAAGCTTCTCTTCCTCACCATGAAAGTCCACAACTTCAGCGCCGGCCCTTGTATCCTGCCGCAAGAGGTCTTTGAAAAAGCCTCCCAAGCGGTGCTTGACCTGGACGGCAGCGGCTTGAGCATCCTGGAGATCAGCCACCGCAGCAAGCCCTTCGAGGCGATCATGGCCAATGCACGGCAGCTGGTGAAGGACCTCTTGGGCGCCCCTTCGCACTATGAGTCGATCTTCCTCGGTGGCGGCGCCAGCATGGGCTTCCACCTCGTTCCGCAGAACTTCATGAAGCCCGGCGGCAAGGGCGCATACGTCCACACCGGCGAATGGGCCAAGCGCGCCATCAAAGAGGGGAAGCTGGCCGGCGAGGCCGTGGTTGTGGCCAGCAGCGAGGACAAGAACTTCAACTACATCCCCAAGGGGTTCAGCATCCCCAGCGATGCGGACTACTTCCACTTCACCAGCAACAACACCATCGCAGGGACGCAATACAAGCAGTTCCCAAAGAGCACGGTGCCGATGATCTGCGACATGAGCAGTGACATCTTCAGCCGCCCGGTGAACGTGGCCGATTTTGCGATGATCATGCCGGTGCACAGAAGAACATGGGCCCCGCCGGAGCCACCATGTACCTCTTCGATCCCGCGGCGTTGGGCAAGACCGGGCGCACGCTGAGCCCCATGATGGACCTGGCCAACCACGCCGCCAAGGACAGCATGTACAACACGCCGCCGGTGTTCCCGATCTACGTCATCATGCTCACCCTGGAATGGATGAAGCGGATCGGTGGCATCGCCGAGATCGCCAAGCGCAATGCCGCCAAGGCCGAGCTGCTGTATTCAACGGTGGACCGCTTACCGATCTTCCAAGGCACTACCGCCAAAGAGGACCGCTCGGAAATGAACGCCACCTTCGTGTTCAAAGATGCTGCAATGGAGCCCGCTTTCGACGCGATGTGGAAAGAGGCGGGCATCAGCGGCATCCGCGGCCACCGCAGCGTGGGCGGCTACCGGGCCAGCATGTACAATGCCCTGCCCATCGAGAGCGTGAAGGCCCTGACGGACGTAATGGAGGAATTCGCTAAAAAGAACGGTTAAGAAGATGCGTGTACACGCCAACGACGGCATTTCCGCCCCCGCCAAGGAACAGCTCCTTACCGAGGGCTTTACGATCACCACCGACTTCGTGCCCCAGGAGGAATTGATCGCCTACATCAACAAGGAGAAGGTGGACGCCCTGCTGGTGCGCAGCGCCACCAAGGTGCGCAAGGACCTCATAGACGCCTGCCCGAACCTGAAGTTCATCGCCCGCGGCGGTGTGGGCATGGACAACATCGACGTGACCTACGCCAAGGGCAAGGGTATCCGTGTGGTGAACACCCCGGCCAGCAGCAGCATCAGCGTGGCCGAACTGGTGATGGCGCACCTCTACAGCTTGACGCGCGACCTCTGCAAAGCCAACCGCCGCATGCCCTCCGAGGGTTGCACCGCCTTCGCCGAAATGAAGAAGGAATACGGCAAGGGTGCGGAGCTGCGGGGCAAGACCCTGGGCATCATCGGTTTCGGCCGCATCGGCAAGTGGGTGGCACGCTACGCGATCGGCAACGGCATGAAAGTGGTGTACGCCGACAACAATGCCACGGTGGACCATCTGGAGGTGCCCTTCAACGGTGAAACCGTCCGCGTGGGCGTCAAGATGCTTTCCTTGGAGGAACTCCTTGCCAAGAGCGATGCCATCACGCTGCACGTACCATCGAAGGCTGACGGCACGCCGGTGCTCGGTGCGGATGAATTCGCGAAGATGAAGCCCGGCGTGATCTTAGTGAACACCGCCCGCGGCAACTCGATCGATGAGGATGCCTTGATCGCCGCCCTGAAAAGCGGAAAGGTGAAGTCCGCCGGCCTGGACGTGTACATGAACGAACCTACCCCACGTGCCGACATAATGAGCCTTCAGAACGTAAGCCTCAGTCCGCACATCGGCGCGGCCACGTTGGAAGCGCAGGAGCGCATCGGCGGTGAACTGGCCGAACTGCTGATGGCCTGGCGCGAGGAGGTGACCGTGGGCCGCGGATGATCCATGTTCGCCCGTTCCGGGCTTGGCGACCGGCGCCGCACACGGCCCATCTCGTGGGCTCGCGCTCCTTCCTGAACTATTCCACGGAGCAGCTGCGCGAAAAACTTGCGGGCAATCCCTATACCTTCCTGCACATCGTATATGCGGACCACGACCGCCACGGCCTCACGCGTGCTGAACATTTTGATGGCGTGCGGCGCAAATTCACGGAGTTCACGGAGAAGCACATCCTGCAACGGGAGGAACATCCTGCCTTCTATCTCTATGAGCAGAGCTGTGGCGCCTTCACCTCGCGCGGCATCATCGGCGCGGTGGCCGTTACGGATTATCGCGAAGGCCGGGTAAAGGTCCACGAGCAAACGCTGGCCACCCGGGAGGAACTCTTCAGCGACTATCTGGACCATACCGGCATCAACGCCGAGCCGGTGTTGCTGGCCGTGCCCGACGCCCCCGACCTGGAGGCCGCGCTGGATGATATTGCCCAGCGCCCTACCCTGTATGATTTCTGCACCACCGACCAGGTCCGCCACCGGTTCTGGAAAGTGGACGCACCGGAGGAGCTTGTCGCTCTGGGCGGGCACTTCAAGCGGATGCCCGC
Coding sequences:
- a CDS encoding D-2-hydroxyacid dehydrogenase — protein: MRVHANDGISAPAKEQLLTEGFTITTDFVPQEELIAYINKEKVDALLVRSATKVRKDLIDACPNLKFIARGGVGMDNIDVTYAKGKGIRVVNTPASSSISVAELVMAHLYSLTRDLCKANRRMPSEGCTAFAEMKKEYGKGAELRGKTLGIIGFGRIGKWVARYAIGNGMKVVYADNNATVDHLEVPFNGETVRVGVKMLSLEELLAKSDAITLHVPSKADGTPVLGADEFAKMKPGVILVNTARGNSIDEDALIAALKSGKVKSAGLDVYMNEPTPRADIMSLQNVSLSPHIGAATLEAQERIGGELAELLMAWREEVTVGRG